The Penaeus chinensis breed Huanghai No. 1 chromosome 29, ASM1920278v2, whole genome shotgun sequence genome window below encodes:
- the LOC125040627 gene encoding aspartic and glutamic acid-rich protein-like, translating into MTAQTMEGFVTQRSPGDCVGGAKKKEEDITRLNNEAKGRDSESDLADRVESVESEGNQNNEKGGNKDDVTPPVIVISRADAEDVDEEKAKDNVYIENSSEGDGDPKEDTQKDHRDESEEEVKRKGEEAADDDGKNRKLSGSILPEELSMISIEQRADPEELEEADWSLITQWSSRDRVSDSDEGDDGVREVGQRRGSPIEEDGQQGVSSTYRRLGDEITFDSPPLTPKEEVDIKYDSTTPLDPISERDESDEDGEAVSKAAPSRLKAKLSSAMNDLLSIGQDDPAADDSVLSDAAETADAEEETGKADEEEERSQSVGEERGGSSESEEESGSGSESGKGDKDTERDANRTPAEDGNARASGEPPKEGEKRRTKRGRITKKRKASPIHLQGALRTFSNPISYLGGPNIEYEEVREGRERQDSVTSITSLD; encoded by the exons ATGACCGCACAG ACGATGGAGGGTTTCGTTACACAAAGATCACCAGGAGATTGTGTAGGAGGagctaagaagaaggaagaagatataaCGCGGTTAAACAACGAAGCAAAGGGTAGAGACAGTGAAAGTGATCTAGCAGACAGAGTTGAAAGTGTAGAAAGTGAAGGAAATCAGAACAATGAGAAAGGCGGAAACAAAGACGATGTGACGCCACCAGTCATTGTCATCAGTCGCGCCGATGCTGAGGACGTCGATGAGGAGAAAGCGAAGGATAATGTTTATATCGAAAATTCAAGCGAAGGAGATGGTGATCCAAAGGAAGACACACAGAAAGATCATAGAGACGAAAGtgaagaggaagtaaagagaaaaggagaagaagctgCGGATGACGACGGAAAGAACAGGAAACTGAGCGGTTCAATTTTGCCGGAAGAGCTGTCGATGATTTCCATTGAGCAGCGTGCGGACCCCGAAGAATTGGAGGAGGCAGACTGGTCGCTAATTACCCAGTGGTCGTCGAGGGACCGAGTTAGCGACAGTGACGAAGGCGACGACGGAGTACGAGAGGTTGGACAGCGACGGGGATCGCCGATCGAGGAGGACGGCCAGCAAGGCGTGTCTTCGACTTACAGGAGGTTGGGAGATGAAATCACCTTTGACAGCCCTCCTCTGACGCCCAAAGAAGAAGTCGACATCAAGTACGACTCTACGACGCCGCTCGACCCCATCAGCGAGAGGGACGAGAGCGACGAAGACGGCGAGGCGGTGAGCAAGGCGGCCCCGTCGAGGTTAAAGGCAAAGCTCTCCTCGGCCATGAATGATCTCCTCTCCATCGGCCAGGACGACCCAGCCGCGGACGACTCCGTTCTATCCGACGCGGCAGAAACCGCCGACGCCGAAGAAGAGACGGGAAAggcagacgaggaagaggagagatcacAATCGGTgggcgaggaaaggggaggtagTTCAGAATcggaagaggaaagtggaagcGGCTCAGAATCGGGGAAAGGCGACAAAGACACCGAAAGGGACGCCAACAGGACGCCAGCAGAAGACGGCAACGCACGGGCGAGTGGCGAACCcccaaaggaaggggaaaagaggcgcACCAAACGGGGCCGCAtcacgaagaagaggaaagcaaGTCCCATCCACCTGCAGGGGGCGCTGAGGACGTTCAGCAACCCCATCAGCTACTTAGGAGGCCCCAACATCGA